The following are from one region of the Angustibacter sp. Root456 genome:
- the proC gene encoding pyrroline-5-carboxylate reductase gives MTDAPEPTTSPRAEGPVAILGAGVMGETLLSGLLRAGRPVDSLVVSERRPERVAELTERYGVRVVDNAAAAGEASTVVLVVKPQDMASALADVREALRPGTLVVSLAAGTTTATLEAGLPAGTPVVRVMPNTPALVDEGMAAISPGEHCDDAHLAEAEELMRSCGRVIRVPEQYQDAVTAISGSGPAYIFYVVEAMIEAGVLLGLPRATSTELVVQTLFGAATMLRETGEHPTVLREQVSSPAGTTMAALRQLDDHKVRAAFLTAMEAARDRSRELASGQG, from the coding sequence GTGACCGACGCGCCTGAACCGACGACGTCCCCTCGCGCCGAGGGGCCGGTGGCCATCCTCGGGGCCGGGGTGATGGGCGAGACCCTGCTGTCGGGCTTGCTGCGCGCCGGCCGTCCGGTCGACTCGCTGGTCGTGAGCGAGCGTCGTCCGGAGCGCGTCGCCGAGCTCACCGAGCGGTATGGCGTCCGGGTGGTCGACAACGCGGCCGCAGCAGGCGAGGCGAGCACCGTCGTCCTCGTCGTCAAGCCGCAGGACATGGCGAGCGCGCTCGCTGACGTCCGCGAGGCGCTGCGGCCCGGCACCCTCGTGGTGTCGCTCGCGGCAGGCACCACCACCGCGACGCTCGAGGCCGGGTTGCCGGCCGGCACCCCGGTGGTGCGGGTCATGCCCAACACCCCGGCGCTCGTCGACGAGGGCATGGCGGCGATCAGTCCCGGCGAGCACTGCGACGACGCGCACCTCGCCGAGGCCGAAGAGCTCATGCGCTCGTGCGGGCGCGTGATCCGGGTGCCAGAGCAGTACCAGGACGCCGTCACCGCGATCAGCGGGTCGGGGCCGGCGTACATCTTCTACGTGGTCGAGGCGATGATCGAGGCCGGCGTGCTGCTGGGGCTGCCGCGGGCGACGTCCACCGAGCTCGTCGTGCAGACCCTGTTCGGCGCCGCGACCATGTTGCGCGAGACCGGCGAGCACCCCACGGTGCTGCGCGAGCAGGTCTCGAGCCCCGCCGGGACGACGATGGCGGCGTTGCGGCAGCTCGACGACCACAAGGTGCGCGCGGCGTTCCTGACGGCGATGGAGGCGGCGCGCGACCGCAGCCGCGAGCTGGCGTCCGGCCAGGGGTGA
- a CDS encoding proline dehydrogenase family protein — MLRDALLQMSRSSRVRDVVERAPVTRNVVHRFVPGADVGDAVRAAAELTASHRLVTVDHLGEDTFDLAQARATRDAYLTLLTQMSEAGLTEGGRVEVSVKLSAVGQALEGDGEKIALEHAWDICSAAQQAGTTVTLDMEDHTTTDSTLSVLRELRRDYPWVGAVLQAYLHRTEADCRDLATAGSRVRLCKGAYNEPASVAFADKSEVDRSYVRCMKVLMDGDGYPMLATHDPRLIDIAGALAARAGRAETTYEYQMLYGIRPDEQQRLADQGHLMRVYLPYGADWYGYFMRRLAERPANVTFFLRSLATRS; from the coding sequence ATGCTCCGGGATGCCCTGCTCCAGATGTCGAGAAGCTCGCGGGTCCGCGACGTGGTCGAACGAGCGCCGGTGACGCGCAACGTGGTGCACCGGTTCGTGCCGGGCGCCGACGTCGGCGACGCGGTGCGCGCGGCAGCCGAGCTCACGGCGTCGCATCGGCTCGTCACCGTCGACCACCTCGGCGAGGACACGTTCGACCTCGCGCAGGCGCGCGCCACCCGCGACGCCTACCTCACGCTGCTCACGCAGATGTCGGAGGCCGGCCTCACTGAGGGCGGCCGGGTCGAGGTGTCGGTGAAGCTCTCCGCCGTCGGGCAGGCCCTCGAGGGCGACGGCGAGAAGATCGCGCTCGAGCACGCGTGGGACATCTGCTCGGCCGCCCAGCAGGCCGGCACCACCGTCACCCTCGACATGGAGGACCACACCACCACCGACTCCACGCTGTCGGTGCTGCGCGAGCTGCGCCGCGACTACCCGTGGGTCGGTGCGGTGCTCCAGGCCTACCTGCACCGCACCGAGGCCGACTGCCGTGACCTCGCCACCGCCGGCTCGCGGGTGCGGCTGTGCAAGGGCGCCTACAACGAGCCCGCGTCGGTGGCGTTCGCCGACAAGAGCGAGGTCGACCGGTCGTACGTGCGCTGCATGAAGGTGCTGATGGACGGCGACGGCTACCCCATGCTCGCCACCCACGACCCGCGCCTCATCGACATCGCCGGAGCGCTCGCGGCCCGCGCCGGCCGAGCCGAGACGACGTACGAGTACCAGATGCTCTACGGCATCCGACCCGACGAGCAGCAGCGCCTCGCCGACCAGGGCCACCTCATGCGCGTGTACCTGCCGTACGGCGCCGACTGGTACGGCTACTTCATGCGCCGCCTCGCCGAGCGCCCGGCCAACGTGACGTTCTTCCTGCGCTCACTCGCCACCCGGAGCTGA